One genomic window of Clostridium taeniosporum includes the following:
- a CDS encoding Gfo/Idh/MocA family protein — protein MKIGVVGTGAIVETFLQAMSKVHGVECIALCSRKTSNRTDELSKKYNIQSMYSDYKKMLENKSIDFIYIALPNSLHYSYTLKALENKKNVICEKPFTSTIKESEHLITVAKKYNLFLFEGITTIYLPNFIDIKNKIKDLQDIKLVQCNFSQYSSRYNSFINGEISNVFNPTFSGGALYDINIYNLHFVIGLFGKPVDVRYLANTAYNGIDTSGIVILKYKDFVCECVGAKDTMSPSFVYIQGRNGYLKLNGSTNECPSFEFCIDGEVKSYNNQEDSNRMVYELNKFKEIFDNDNKDMCYKLLEHSLNVVETAVKARKDAEIVFPADNTNTI, from the coding sequence ATGAAAATTGGAGTTGTAGGAACAGGTGCAATTGTAGAAACTTTTTTACAAGCTATGTCAAAAGTTCATGGGGTAGAATGTATTGCGTTATGTTCAAGAAAAACAAGTAATAGAACAGATGAACTTTCTAAAAAATATAATATACAATCTATGTATAGTGATTATAAAAAAATGTTAGAGAATAAATCAATAGATTTTATTTATATAGCATTACCTAATAGTCTTCATTATAGTTACACATTAAAGGCTTTAGAAAATAAAAAGAATGTAATTTGTGAAAAGCCATTTACATCTACTATAAAAGAGAGTGAACACTTAATAACAGTAGCTAAAAAATATAACTTGTTTTTATTTGAAGGAATTACAACAATATATTTACCTAATTTTATTGATATTAAAAATAAAATTAAAGATTTACAAGATATAAAGTTAGTTCAATGTAATTTTTCTCAATATTCAAGTAGATATAATTCTTTTATTAATGGAGAAATATCTAATGTATTTAACCCAACATTTTCAGGTGGAGCTTTATATGATATAAACATTTATAATTTGCATTTTGTTATAGGTCTTTTTGGAAAGCCTGTAGATGTAAGATACTTAGCTAATACTGCTTATAATGGGATTGATACATCTGGTATAGTTATATTAAAATATAAAGATTTTGTGTGCGAATGTGTTGGGGCAAAAGATACTATGAGTCCAAGTTTTGTTTATATACAAGGTAGAAACGGATATTTAAAATTAAATGGTTCAACTAATGAGTGTCCTTCTTTTGAATTTTGTATAGATGGGGAAGTGAAAAGCTATAATAATCAAGAAGATTCTAATAGAATGGTATATGAGTTAAATAAGTTTAAAGAGATTTTTGATAATGATAATAAAGATATGTGTTACAAATTATTAGAGCATTCTTTAAATGTAGTTGAAACTGCAGTAAAAGCTAGAAAAGATGCAGAAATAGTATTCCCAGCAGATAATACAAACACTATTTAG
- the spoVAE gene encoding stage V sporulation protein AE codes for MEKFIFAFIIGGLICVIGQLIMDILKVTPAHTTCTLVVIGAILGGFGLYDPLVKFAGAGAFIPISSFGNTLVTAALTDAEQTGFIGIFTGVLKTVSTGVSAAIIFGFISAIVFKPKG; via the coding sequence ATGGAAAAATTTATTTTTGCATTTATAATAGGTGGTTTAATTTGTGTTATTGGTCAACTTATAATGGATATTTTAAAGGTTACTCCTGCACATACAACTTGTACATTAGTTGTAATCGGTGCAATTTTAGGAGGATTTGGACTATATGATCCTTTAGTGAAATTTGCAGGTGCAGGTGCATTTATACCTATAAGTAGTTTTGGAAATACACTTGTAACAGCAGCTTTGACTGATGCTGAGCAAACTGGTTTTATCGGAATATTTACTGGTGTTTTAAAAACAGTAAGTACTGGAGTTTCTGCTGCAATAATCTTTGGATTTATTTCCGCCATTGTATTTAAACCAAAAGGTTAA
- a CDS encoding helix-turn-helix transcriptional regulator has protein sequence MAKLKTKIHELRKERNLKQDELAKLVGVRRETIGALENGKYNPSLKLAMDIANVFNKTVEDVFEFIDEN, from the coding sequence ATGGCAAAGTTAAAAACAAAAATACATGAACTTAGAAAAGAAAGAAATTTAAAACAAGATGAATTAGCTAAATTGGTTGGTGTACGTAGAGAAACTATAGGAGCATTAGAAAATGGAAAATATAATCCTTCATTAAAGCTTGCAATGGATATTGCTAATGTATTTAATAAAACAGTAGAGGATGTATTTGAATTTATTGATGAGAATTAA
- the spoVAD gene encoding stage V sporulation protein AD — protein sequence MLKGHQSWVFDSKPTIVASAAVGGPFEGNGALADDFDIISEDLWLGQDSYEKAEKALLEHACERAIQKSKIQKEDINFFFSGDLMNQIISSSFTARTLGIPYLGIFGACSSSMEGLALAAQLIDSKAAKYVVTAASSHNAAAEKQFRYPTEYGVQRPPSAQWTVTGAGAAVLAQNGDGPKVTSATIGKVVDMGISDPYNVGAAMAPAAVDTIEAHFRDLNIDASHYDLIATGDLGKVGHELANALLEKHDINMPTDIFTDCGLLIYKKDQPSFSGGSGCGCSATVTYGHLLNRMRKGELKKILIVATGALMSPISFQQKESIPSIAHAVSIEM from the coding sequence ATGCTTAAAGGACATCAATCCTGGGTTTTTGATTCTAAACCTACAATAGTGGCTTCTGCTGCTGTTGGTGGTCCTTTTGAAGGTAATGGTGCTTTAGCTGATGACTTTGATATAATTTCTGAAGATTTATGGCTTGGTCAGGATAGCTATGAAAAAGCAGAAAAAGCTCTGCTTGAGCATGCTTGTGAAAGGGCAATACAAAAATCAAAAATCCAAAAAGAAGATATTAATTTCTTTTTTAGTGGAGATTTAATGAACCAAATTATCTCTAGTAGCTTTACAGCAAGAACTTTAGGAATACCTTATTTGGGAATATTTGGTGCTTGTTCTAGTTCTATGGAAGGTTTAGCATTAGCAGCACAATTAATAGATAGTAAAGCAGCTAAATATGTTGTAACAGCTGCAAGTAGTCATAATGCTGCTGCTGAAAAACAATTTAGATATCCTACAGAATATGGTGTGCAAAGACCACCTAGTGCTCAGTGGACAGTAACTGGTGCTGGAGCTGCAGTACTTGCACAAAATGGAGATGGTCCTAAAGTAACTTCTGCTACCATAGGAAAAGTAGTAGATATGGGAATCTCAGATCCATATAATGTTGGAGCAGCTATGGCACCAGCTGCTGTAGATACTATTGAAGCTCACTTTAGAGATTTAAATATTGATGCTTCTCATTATGATCTTATTGCTACTGGTGATTTAGGAAAAGTTGGTCATGAACTTGCCAATGCTTTACTAGAAAAGCATGATATAAACATGCCAACAGATATATTCACAGATTGTGGACTTTTAATATATAAAAAAGACCAACCGAGTTTTTCTGGTGGTAGTGGATGTGGTTGTTCTGCAACTGTAACTTATGGACATTTACTTAATCGTATGCGAAAAGGAGAATTAAAGAAAATATTAATTGTTGCAACAGGTGCACTAATGTCTCCTATTTCTTTTCAACAAAAAGAAAGTATACCTAGCATTGCCCATGCTGTTTCTATAGAAATGTAA